A single window of Oreochromis aureus strain Israel breed Guangdong linkage group 7, ZZ_aureus, whole genome shotgun sequence DNA harbors:
- the LOC116324943 gene encoding solute carrier family 13 member 1-like isoform X2 — MGDRRMLTKLSEALWNYYTLLLIILTPLLLLPLPLVIGTKEAECGFVLLLMAIYWITEVIPLSMTAMLPAILFPLCGIMSSSNVAKEYFNNFHFLLVGVICLATSIEKWGLHRRVALRLVTLVGVNPAWLMLGFMSGCAFLSMWVQNTSAVTMVMPIVDAVLKQILKANEEGYSGEDNPTLELDEINNCTAKNKETLSDSTQPDVPTETFTSVQIPAESQPAADEAAENVPTASHRDTGCRQGQMLCKAMCIGIAYSSNIGGITTLPGTSPNLIFAEHLNRVYPDCNSINFGNWLLLCLPISVIMLLLTWLWLYWIFIGSDFKFLWQCRGEQSERERAVKKVLEDEYKKLGAISSQEIFTGVVFVVMVLLWLTRSPGFIPGWASLFPHKSYYITDATVALVLGVLLFIVPANGPSKKYESMISWKEFQASMPWQVALMVSGGFALAKGAEESGLSLWLARLMTPLGDLPVLATVTVACLLTTTLTEVASNAATITIFLPILSPLAEAIHVNPLYILIPATLCTSFSFLLPVSNPPGAVVYGYGHFTTLDMVKAGLGVNTIGVLAVLLAIATWGIPLFSLDTYPNWAPTFNSTTP, encoded by the exons ctgctgctgctccctCTTCCTCTGGTCATCGGAACAAAG GAGGCAGAATGTGgctttgtgttgttgctgaTGGCGATATACTGGATAACAGAGGTGATTCCACTGTCCATGACCGCCATGCTCCCCGCCATCCTCTTCCCCCTGTGTGGCATCATGTCGTCCTCCAAT GTGGCAAAGGAGTATTTTAATAACTTCCACTTCCTGCTTGTGGGTGTTATCTGCCTCGCCACGTCCATCGAGAAGTGGGGCCTCCACCGCAGAGTCGCCCTGAGGCTCGTCACCTTGGTGGGGGTCAACCCTGCTTG GTTGATGCTTGGATTCATGTCCGGCTGTGCCTTCCTCTCAATGTGGGTCCAAAACACATCAGCGGTTACCATGGTGATGCCCATCGTAGATGCTGTTCTCAAACAGATTCTAAAGGCGAATGAAGAGGGATACTCTGGTGAAGACAACCCTACCCTGGAGCTGGACG aaatcaaCAACTGtactgcaaaaaataaagaaactctGAG TGACAGCACACAGCCAGATGTCCCCACAGAAACCTTCACTTCTGTTCAAATACCAGCAGAGTCACAGCCTGCAGCAGACGAG GCTGCAGAGAACGTACCCACGGCCTCCCACAGGGACACAGGATGTCGACAGGGCCAGATGCTATGCAAAGCCATGTGCATCGGCATCGCCTACTCCTCCAACATTGGCGGCATCACCACGCTGCCCGGAACCTCTCCTAACCTCATATTCGCTGAGCACCTCAACCG GGTTTACCCAGACTGCAACAGCATCAATTTTGGGAACTGGCTCCTGTTGTGCCTGCCCATCAGTGTTATCATGCTGCTGCTGACATGGTTGTGGCTGTATTGGATCTTCATTGGCTCAGA cttcaagttcctgtgGCAGTGTCGGGGAGAGcagtctgagagagagagggcagtGAAAAAGGTGCTGGAAGACGAGTACAAGAAGCTGGGAGCCATTAG TTCTCAGGAGATCTTCACTGGGGTGGTTTTTGTGGTGATGGTTTTGTTGTGGTTGACCAGATCTCCAGGTTTTATACCCGGCTGGGCTTCCCTCTTCCCTCA taaATCGTACTACATCACAGATGCCACTGTGGCTCTGGTGCTGGGTGTCCTCCTCTTCATCGTACCTGCTAACGGACCGTCCAAAAAATACG AGTCCATGATTTCCTGGAAAGAGTTTCAGGCCTCCATGCCGTGGCAAGTTGCCCTGATGGTTAGTGGAGGCTTTGCCCTGGCTAAAGGTGCAGAG gagTCAGGTCTCTCTTTATGGCTGGCCAGGCTGATGACACCTCTGGGTGACCTCCCGGTCTTAGCCACAGTCACAGTGGCCTGCCTCCTTACCACCACACTGACAGAAGTGGCCAGCAACGCTGCCACCATCACCATCTTCCTCCCCATTCTCTCTCCTCTG GCTGAGGCCATACATGTCAACCCTTTGTACATCCTGATCCCCGCCACCCTGTGCACATCCTTCTCCTTCCTCCTGCCAGTGTCCAACCCACCAGGTGCTGTGGTGTATGGCTATGGACACTTTACCACCCTAGATATG GTTAAGGCGGGGCTTGGCGTCAACACGATTGGAGTCCTCGCCGTCCTGCTGGCCATAGCAACTTGGGGAATTCCTTTGTTCTCGCTGGATACGTACCCCAACTGGGCACCGACCTTCAACTCCACAACGCCTTGA